From the Gemmatimonadales bacterium genome, one window contains:
- a CDS encoding nuclear transport factor 2 family protein: protein MLRTLSATLFLSLATLPLAAQSNEAVGKGIHVREVQWRTAISLGNWSAVETFMAPDFVMTNADGTRLDRAQYLKELQRGTTTFAPVPDPEYKVLVYSQTAVHLGEANLMTTGSDGGSLLVHVVWTDTWVRTVDGQWICLASQYAYAPAK, encoded by the coding sequence ATGCTCCGTACCCTCTCGGCGACCCTGTTCCTCTCCCTGGCCACCCTGCCCCTGGCGGCCCAGTCCAATGAGGCCGTTGGCAAGGGGATCCACGTACGGGAAGTCCAGTGGCGGACCGCTATTTCGCTCGGCAACTGGTCGGCCGTGGAGACATTCATGGCGCCCGACTTCGTGATGACCAATGCGGATGGCACCCGCCTCGACCGGGCCCAGTACCTCAAGGAGCTGCAGCGCGGCACCACCACCTTCGCCCCGGTTCCCGACCCGGAATACAAGGTCCTGGTGTACAGCCAGACGGCGGTGCACCTCGGGGAAGCGAACCTGATGACCACCGGCAGCGACGGCGGCAGCCTCTTGGTCCACGTGGTCTGGACCGACACCTGGGTGCGTACCGTGGACGGCCAGTGGATCTGCCTGGCCTCACAGTACGCCTACGCGCCCGCCAAGTAG
- the atpH gene encoding ATP synthase F1 subunit delta, with protein sequence MRHEAIARNYAEVLFDLGEQHGESERYGALLEALAAAVTGTPQVLAVMMSPRVPKGVKAELLADALPDAPEPFVLFLRALVKRGRQGVLDEVAQVYTSLVDAKLNRVRVGVTLAHEADGALRQQIAASLTKALGKEALVRYASDPAILGGSVVRVGDRVHDGSLRRKMIMLRRQLLNR encoded by the coding sequence TTGAGGCACGAAGCGATCGCCCGGAACTACGCCGAGGTGCTGTTCGACCTCGGTGAGCAGCACGGGGAGAGCGAGCGGTACGGCGCGCTCCTCGAGGCGCTGGCGGCCGCGGTGACCGGGACGCCGCAGGTGCTGGCGGTCATGATGTCACCGCGGGTGCCGAAGGGGGTCAAGGCCGAGCTGCTGGCCGACGCCCTGCCCGACGCTCCGGAGCCGTTTGTCCTCTTCCTCCGGGCCCTGGTCAAGCGGGGTCGGCAGGGGGTGCTGGACGAGGTCGCGCAGGTCTACACCAGCCTCGTGGACGCCAAGCTCAACCGCGTCCGGGTGGGCGTGACGCTGGCGCACGAGGCCGACGGCGCGCTGCGGCAGCAGATCGCCGCGAGCCTCACCAAGGCGCTCGGCAAGGAGGCGCTGGTGCGCTATGCCTCCGACCCCGCGATTCTTGGCGGGTCGGTGGTGCGCGTCGGCGACCGGGTGCACGACGGCTCGTTGCGCCGCAAGATGATCATGCTCCGGCGGCAGCTGCTCAACCGCTAG
- a CDS encoding 4Fe-4S dicluster domain-containing protein translates to MTGPWDRGDGNRRDFFRNLVGDWLDDIVKKTEETVVQKRYHRPPGALPEVGFLTACTRCGDCGSVCPPHAIQFAAPSAGLAAGTPFFDPRLQPCIACPEMPCAAACPTEALNVPADGWAGVQMGLLELLPERCITFQGSECSVCAKACPIGPEALAIDEAGHPVIRAEGCVGCGVCVRACVTVPSSFKLRPVGT, encoded by the coding sequence ATGACAGGACCCTGGGATCGTGGCGATGGCAACCGGCGGGATTTCTTCCGGAACCTGGTTGGGGACTGGCTCGACGACATCGTCAAGAAGACCGAGGAGACGGTGGTGCAGAAGCGCTACCACCGTCCGCCGGGCGCGCTGCCGGAGGTCGGGTTCCTCACGGCGTGCACCCGCTGCGGCGACTGCGGCAGCGTCTGTCCGCCGCACGCCATCCAGTTCGCGGCGCCCAGCGCCGGGCTCGCCGCCGGGACGCCCTTCTTCGACCCGCGCCTGCAGCCGTGCATCGCCTGCCCGGAGATGCCGTGCGCCGCGGCCTGCCCGACCGAGGCGCTGAACGTCCCCGCCGATGGCTGGGCCGGCGTGCAGATGGGCCTCCTGGAGCTGCTGCCGGAGCGGTGCATCACCTTCCAGGGGTCTGAATGCTCCGTGTGCGCCAAGGCCTGTCCGATCGGCCCGGAGGCGCTCGCCATCGACGAGGCGGGGCACCCGGTGATCCGTGCGGAGGGATGTGTGGGCTGCGGTGTCTGCGTGCGCGCCTGCGTCACCGTGCCGTCTTCGTTCAAACTTCGACCTGTGGGGACCTGA
- a CDS encoding M1 family metallopeptidase: protein MLLAFLTLATLQQATPGTGPTPYWQQFVAYEIDASLDEPSGVLSGRQQLVYRNNSPDTLHQISFHLYLNAFRPGSRWSDADSIENTRRFNDLKDPDYGFNHVSNVRIMGQRVEAIYPLAPDSTIVRFMLPRPLAPGDSLVADMDWDARPSTVPRRQGRRGRSFDFAQWYPRVVVYDQFGWEEHALYPAGEFYGEFGTYLVRLNVAEDQVIGATGVPVCGDPGWARANQVPGGHIDYQRDFYGDPTRFACPAAAPAAGRKLVTWYAADVHHFAMSLNPEYRYEGGRWGGVAVHVLYQPGDEKSWGGGVAVKRTEIALAWLNQTFGTFAWPQITNVHRIEGGGTEFPMMIMDGSASQGLIVHELGHNYVMGILANNEWREGWLDEGFTSYQEGLFTEANGGNSGIAGTEAFLLGMQLDGYAEPYSMVSNDYRDFFTYSMSIYSGGELFLRRLQYVVGDSTMQAVLRNYYAQWKLKHVNEDRFRAVAEETSQQPLGAFFAQQLHGVDLTDYAVGRTSRTQGSDGGWVTRVEVLRKAPRQIPVEVQVTGKTDTAVVRSGGVAEREWVVVHTRSEPTGVTLDPRVQTGDWNFLDNHKSFGLFANPGRTEPYLDTYFSTKRARDHMTLGIAPEAWYNDAGGVTLGLRSRSDYLGRYDQNTLSITGGTGWGADDPVTNIDVFARVKNPTALRSPNMSQVFEGYSMEGRAGATVILEKKRRAHRTFGPTVTRGLSLRWVSTTDTAFLDPGYYQNAGTGEATVYGGVSTRSGDWQLSVNGSLGGGVMYDNEGPGITTDDRYDTQGYFRGFLVATAKRAFDKTSLALRGYAGAALANDPVVKQRQIYLAGADPYEQLYNPFLRSEGALLVRPGVYYQAPGGANLRGFDPHTSSRQAYGLNAQVERTLVSRRGAKLFSTVSVSVWGDAALADPPSGSAAYGALRGFYDAGLGVSASHRIGQTSFVTRFDVPLFVSQAGLAQDTDPTGQVGFRWLFSFAPAF from the coding sequence ATGCTTCTCGCCTTCCTGACGCTCGCCACCCTGCAGCAAGCCACTCCCGGCACCGGCCCCACGCCGTACTGGCAACAGTTCGTGGCCTACGAGATCGACGCCTCGCTGGACGAGCCGAGCGGCGTGCTGTCTGGTCGCCAGCAGTTGGTCTATCGCAACAACTCCCCGGACACCCTGCACCAGATCAGCTTCCACCTCTACCTCAACGCCTTCCGCCCCGGCAGCCGCTGGTCGGACGCCGACTCGATCGAGAACACCCGCCGGTTCAACGACCTCAAGGATCCGGACTACGGCTTCAACCACGTGTCGAACGTCCGGATCATGGGCCAGCGGGTCGAGGCGATTTATCCGCTGGCGCCCGACAGCACGATCGTGCGCTTCATGCTCCCGAGGCCGCTGGCGCCCGGCGACTCGCTGGTGGCCGACATGGACTGGGACGCACGGCCCTCGACCGTCCCCCGTCGCCAGGGCCGCCGGGGGCGGTCGTTTGACTTCGCCCAGTGGTACCCGCGCGTGGTCGTATACGACCAGTTCGGGTGGGAGGAGCATGCCCTCTATCCCGCCGGTGAATTCTACGGGGAGTTTGGCACCTACCTGGTTCGCCTGAACGTGGCGGAAGACCAGGTCATCGGCGCCACGGGCGTGCCGGTCTGTGGCGATCCCGGCTGGGCCCGCGCCAACCAGGTGCCGGGTGGACACATCGACTACCAGCGTGATTTCTACGGAGATCCGACGCGGTTTGCCTGCCCCGCCGCCGCGCCGGCGGCCGGGCGCAAACTCGTCACCTGGTACGCCGCCGATGTGCACCACTTCGCCATGTCCCTCAACCCCGAGTACCGCTATGAGGGCGGCCGGTGGGGCGGGGTGGCGGTCCACGTCCTCTACCAGCCCGGCGACGAGAAGAGCTGGGGCGGCGGCGTGGCCGTCAAGCGCACGGAGATTGCGCTGGCCTGGCTGAACCAGACCTTCGGCACCTTCGCCTGGCCGCAGATCACCAACGTGCACCGGATCGAGGGGGGCGGCACCGAGTTCCCGATGATGATCATGGATGGATCCGCCTCCCAGGGGCTGATCGTCCACGAACTCGGCCACAACTACGTCATGGGGATCCTGGCCAACAACGAATGGCGGGAGGGGTGGCTCGACGAAGGGTTCACGTCGTACCAGGAGGGGCTCTTCACCGAGGCGAACGGCGGGAACTCCGGCATCGCCGGCACCGAGGCCTTCCTGCTCGGCATGCAGCTCGACGGGTACGCCGAGCCGTACAGCATGGTCAGCAACGACTACCGGGACTTCTTTACCTACAGCATGAGCATCTATTCCGGCGGTGAGCTCTTTCTCCGCCGCCTGCAGTACGTCGTCGGCGACTCCACCATGCAGGCGGTGCTCCGGAACTACTATGCCCAGTGGAAGCTGAAGCATGTGAACGAAGATCGGTTCCGGGCGGTCGCCGAGGAGACCTCGCAGCAGCCGCTGGGGGCGTTCTTTGCCCAGCAGCTGCACGGCGTCGACCTCACCGATTATGCCGTGGGCCGTACCAGCCGGACGCAGGGATCCGACGGCGGCTGGGTGACGCGCGTCGAGGTGCTCCGCAAGGCGCCGCGGCAGATTCCGGTCGAGGTGCAGGTGACGGGGAAGACCGACACGGCCGTGGTGCGCTCCGGGGGCGTGGCCGAGCGCGAATGGGTGGTGGTGCACACCCGCAGCGAGCCGACCGGCGTCACCCTCGACCCGCGGGTCCAGACCGGCGACTGGAATTTCCTCGACAACCACAAGTCATTCGGACTCTTCGCGAACCCTGGCCGGACCGAACCCTACCTCGACACCTATTTCTCCACGAAGCGGGCGCGCGACCACATGACGCTTGGCATCGCGCCCGAGGCGTGGTACAACGACGCCGGCGGCGTGACCCTCGGACTCCGCAGCCGTTCGGATTACCTGGGCCGGTACGACCAGAACACGCTGTCCATTACCGGCGGCACCGGATGGGGTGCCGACGATCCGGTCACCAACATCGACGTCTTTGCCCGCGTCAAGAACCCCACCGCGCTGCGCTCCCCGAACATGAGCCAGGTCTTCGAGGGGTACAGCATGGAAGGGCGCGCCGGGGCCACGGTCATCCTCGAGAAGAAGCGCCGCGCGCACCGGACCTTCGGCCCGACGGTCACCCGTGGACTGTCACTCCGCTGGGTCAGCACCACCGATACGGCATTTCTCGACCCGGGGTACTACCAGAACGCCGGCACGGGCGAGGCCACGGTGTACGGCGGGGTCAGCACCCGCTCGGGCGACTGGCAGCTGTCCGTCAACGGCTCGTTGGGGGGCGGCGTCATGTACGACAATGAAGGGCCCGGCATTACCACCGACGATCGGTATGACACGCAGGGGTATTTCCGCGGCTTCCTCGTGGCCACCGCGAAGCGGGCCTTCGACAAGACCTCGCTCGCCCTCCGCGGCTACGCCGGCGCCGCGCTGGCCAACGATCCCGTGGTCAAGCAGCGGCAGATCTACCTGGCCGGCGCCGACCCCTACGAGCAGCTCTACAATCCGTTCCTCCGCTCGGAGGGGGCGCTCCTGGTCCGTCCCGGGGTGTACTACCAGGCGCCCGGCGGCGCGAACCTCCGCGGCTTCGACCCGCACACCAGTTCCCGGCAGGCCTACGGCCTCAATGCGCAGGTCGAGCGGACGCTTGTGTCGCGCCGAGGCGCCAAGCTGTTCAGCACGGTCAGTGTCAGTGTCTGGGGTGACGCCGCCCTGGCCGACCCGCCGAGCGGGTCGGCGGCGTACGGCGCCCTCCGCGGATTCTACGATGCCGGGCTCGGCGTGAGCGCTTCGCACCGGATCGGCCAGACCTCGTTCGTGACGCGGTTCGACGTGCCGCTCTTCGTGAGCCAGGCCGGGCTGGCGCAGGATACCGACCCGACCGGGCAGGTGGGGTTCCGCTGGCTGTTCAGCTTCGCGCCGGCCTTCTAG
- the atpB gene encoding F0F1 ATP synthase subunit A: protein MMVGQGPNIGEMVLHHTADAWTIDLFPFGEIHLPRWADVHIGSMTINLSPTKHVVYLAVAALLVFLTMWLAGRSLRRQQAGQKAPKGFAAGMEGIVLFVRNDIAIANIGENGAKFAPLVMTLFFFILFANLLGLLPWGASPTGNLAVTAALALLVFLTVEIGGMIQLGVRGYLGTIFPHPPGMHGPGAVAFSLFMAPIEILGKLVKPFALAVRLFGNMTAGHFVILSLFGIIFLFGDIQGWNWAIGGVTALAVVGVMMLELFVAFLQAYVFALLSAVFIGMMQHEH from the coding sequence ATGATGGTTGGCCAGGGTCCCAATATCGGCGAGATGGTGCTCCACCACACGGCGGACGCGTGGACCATCGACCTGTTTCCGTTCGGTGAGATCCACCTGCCGCGCTGGGCCGACGTGCACATCGGGTCGATGACCATCAACCTGTCGCCGACCAAGCACGTGGTGTACCTCGCCGTCGCCGCCCTGCTCGTCTTCCTGACCATGTGGCTGGCCGGGCGGTCGCTCCGGCGCCAGCAGGCGGGACAGAAGGCCCCGAAGGGGTTCGCGGCGGGCATGGAGGGGATTGTCCTCTTCGTCCGGAACGACATCGCCATCGCCAACATCGGCGAGAACGGCGCCAAGTTCGCGCCGCTCGTCATGACGCTCTTCTTCTTCATCCTCTTTGCCAACCTGCTTGGCCTCCTGCCGTGGGGCGCGTCGCCCACCGGCAACCTGGCGGTGACGGCCGCGCTGGCGCTCCTCGTCTTCCTGACGGTGGAGATCGGCGGGATGATCCAGCTCGGCGTCCGCGGCTACCTCGGGACGATCTTCCCCCACCCGCCCGGCATGCACGGTCCGGGCGCGGTGGCGTTCTCGCTCTTCATGGCCCCGATCGAAATCCTGGGCAAGCTGGTCAAGCCCTTTGCGCTGGCGGTCCGACTCTTCGGCAACATGACGGCAGGCCACTTCGTGATCCTGTCGCTCTTCGGCATCATCTTCCTCTTCGGCGACATCCAGGGGTGGAACTGGGCCATCGGCGGCGTCACCGCGTTGGCGGTGGTCGGGGTGATGATGCTGGAACTGTTCGTGGCGTTCTTGCAGGCGTACGTCTTCGCGCTCTTGTCCGCGGTGTTTATCGGGATGATGCAGCACGAGCACTAG
- the tnpA gene encoding IS200/IS605 family transposase, with product MRIGVHLVWATKNRHPWLEPQILRRLAPLLGNIAVRRRCQPLAIGGWVDHVHVYVGLSANIPLSSLVVALKSNSSAWLRESFPDLAEFRWQRGFAAFGVDPRDDEALRRYIRSQEQIHARRLKAPR from the coding sequence GTGCGAATCGGCGTTCATTTGGTCTGGGCAACCAAGAACCGCCATCCCTGGCTGGAGCCACAAATCCTGCGCCGCCTTGCCCCGCTGCTTGGGAACATTGCGGTGCGCCGTCGCTGCCAACCCTTGGCGATCGGCGGATGGGTGGACCACGTTCACGTATATGTGGGCCTGTCGGCGAACATACCGCTGTCCAGCCTCGTGGTGGCCCTGAAATCAAACTCCTCAGCATGGCTGCGGGAGAGCTTCCCCGATTTGGCCGAATTCAGGTGGCAGCGTGGCTTCGCTGCCTTCGGCGTCGACCCACGGGACGACGAAGCGCTCAGGCGATACATCCGATCACAGGAACAGATTCACGCTCGTCGCCTCAAGGCGCCAAGATAG
- the atpF gene encoding F0F1 ATP synthase subunit B: MSPFEVNFGLFFWTWIVFAMLFLLLKKYAWPAILSMTEQREEAIRRHLAEAEEAHKQAAALLAEQQKLLGDSRTQAQAILAEAKMVSERERAAAVLKTRDEQDQLLARARREIAAEGEKARQELRREAVDLSLAAASKLIGERLSAEADKKIVMDFLSTLESTH, encoded by the coding sequence ATGTCACCTTTCGAGGTGAATTTCGGGCTGTTCTTCTGGACGTGGATCGTGTTCGCCATGCTCTTCCTGCTGCTGAAGAAGTATGCCTGGCCCGCGATCCTCAGCATGACCGAGCAGCGCGAGGAGGCCATCCGTCGCCATCTGGCGGAGGCCGAGGAGGCGCACAAGCAGGCCGCGGCGTTGCTGGCTGAGCAGCAGAAGCTGCTGGGCGATTCGCGCACCCAGGCCCAGGCGATTCTCGCCGAGGCCAAGATGGTCTCGGAGCGCGAACGTGCGGCGGCGGTGCTGAAGACCCGCGACGAGCAGGACCAGCTCCTGGCCCGTGCCCGTCGCGAAATTGCCGCGGAAGGGGAGAAGGCCCGGCAGGAACTCCGCCGCGAGGCGGTGGATCTCTCGCTGGCCGCGGCGTCCAAGCTCATCGGTGAGCGGCTCAGCGCCGAGGCCGACAAGAAGATCGTCATGGATTTCCTGAGCACGCTGGAGTCGACGCATTGA
- a CDS encoding AtpZ/AtpI family protein translates to MKEPTDTSRGAGEGYRYASLGFTFAAGTIFFMGMGWLLDRWLGWTPFLTVAGTLVGALLSFMNIYRRLLADERRYSANHPHSSAGTRGGKRP, encoded by the coding sequence ATGAAGGAGCCCACGGACACCTCCCGCGGGGCGGGGGAGGGGTACAGGTACGCTTCCCTCGGCTTCACCTTTGCCGCCGGGACCATCTTCTTCATGGGGATGGGCTGGCTGCTGGATCGGTGGCTCGGCTGGACCCCGTTCCTGACGGTGGCGGGGACGCTGGTGGGGGCGCTGCTGAGCTTCATGAACATCTACCGGAGGCTGCTCGCGGACGAGCGGCGCTACAGCGCCAATCACCCGCACTCCAGCGCCGGTACAAGGGGCGGAAAGCGGCCGTGA
- a CDS encoding MoxR family ATPase — translation MTVTSTPPSDVEQLQQLAAAATRLRAQVARRIVGQEEAVEGILAAILAGGHALLIGVPGLAKTMMVHTVSEALALSFQRVQFTPDLMPSDITGTEIIEEDLTTGKRAFRFVKGPVFANVVLADEINRTPPKTQAALLQAMQEHQVTVGGQTYALPEPFFVLATQNPIEQEGTYPLPEAQLDRFMFELRVGYPSQSEEEAIVEQTTGSRGAALEPVFDGTQLLAMQALVRRIPVSKQLIQSAVTLARMTRPNEAGAPALIREYVEWGAGPRASQYLVLGAKARAALAGRPMADLDDVRSVAMTVLRHRVVTNFAAEAADRTSEDVVKELIDAKGWIAG, via the coding sequence ATGACCGTCACCAGCACGCCCCCTTCCGACGTCGAACAACTCCAGCAGCTGGCCGCGGCCGCCACGCGGCTCCGGGCGCAGGTGGCCCGCCGCATCGTCGGGCAGGAGGAGGCCGTCGAGGGGATCCTCGCCGCCATCCTGGCCGGTGGACACGCCCTCCTGATCGGCGTGCCCGGACTGGCCAAGACAATGATGGTCCACACCGTGTCCGAGGCGCTGGCCCTCTCCTTCCAGCGGGTCCAGTTCACCCCCGACCTCATGCCGAGCGACATCACCGGCACCGAGATCATCGAGGAGGACCTGACCACCGGGAAGCGGGCCTTCCGGTTCGTGAAGGGGCCGGTCTTTGCCAACGTGGTGCTGGCCGACGAGATCAACCGGACGCCGCCGAAGACGCAGGCCGCCCTGCTGCAGGCCATGCAGGAGCACCAGGTGACGGTGGGCGGCCAGACTTATGCGCTGCCCGAACCATTCTTCGTGCTGGCCACCCAGAACCCGATCGAGCAGGAGGGGACCTACCCCCTCCCCGAGGCGCAACTCGACCGCTTCATGTTCGAGCTGCGGGTGGGGTATCCGTCGCAGTCGGAAGAAGAGGCGATTGTCGAGCAGACCACCGGAAGCCGGGGCGCAGCGCTGGAGCCGGTGTTCGACGGCACGCAGCTCCTGGCCATGCAGGCGCTGGTGCGGCGGATCCCGGTGTCGAAGCAGCTGATCCAGTCGGCGGTCACGCTGGCGCGGATGACCCGGCCCAACGAGGCGGGCGCTCCTGCGCTGATCCGGGAGTACGTCGAGTGGGGGGCGGGTCCCCGGGCGTCGCAGTACCTGGTGCTCGGCGCCAAGGCGCGCGCCGCGCTGGCGGGCCGGCCGATGGCGGACCTCGACGACGTGCGGTCGGTGGCGATGACGGTGCTGCGGCACCGGGTGGTCACCAACTTCGCCGCGGAGGCGGCGGACCGCACCAGCGAGGATGTGGTGAAGGAGCTGATTGATGCGAAGGGATGGATCGCGGGATAG
- the atpE gene encoding ATP synthase F0 subunit C, translating to MTRHLHSRTGLTDMYLLNLVQDAMGPTGADMVAAAKNSYSLLGAGLGIGLAIIGAGLGLGRIGGQAAEAIARQPEAAGEIRGAAIVIAVLLEGATIIALVFALLFKLI from the coding sequence ATGACCAGACATCTCCACTCTAGAACAGGACTGACCGACATGTACCTCCTCAATCTCGTGCAGGACGCGATGGGCCCAACCGGCGCCGACATGGTGGCCGCCGCCAAGAACTCCTACTCGCTCCTCGGCGCCGGTCTCGGCATCGGCCTCGCCATCATCGGCGCCGGCCTCGGCCTCGGCCGCATCGGTGGCCAGGCCGCCGAAGCGATTGCCCGTCAGCCCGAAGCGGCCGGCGAAATCCGTGGAGCCGCGATCGTGATTGCGGTGCTCCTCGAAGGCGCCACGATCATCGCGCTGGTGTTCGCCCTGCTCTTCAAGCTCATCTAA